One genomic segment of Methylocystis sp. SC2 includes these proteins:
- a CDS encoding acyltransferase: MLETLFCKRARGQIHALQALRAGTTRFVVILWPAATEDAPRTAWVAVLKFVTKCGYGIASTALVIGGTLSDWRAKVLGASIVLLLGDVSFSIYLIHHPLIGLLSHAMSHRDTSPLFAWTAFAIMMTASAAAGVALHIWVERPLMSFFRKRAPLYNTAGST; this comes from the coding sequence GTGTTAGAAACTCTATTTTGTAAACGAGCGCGGGGCCAGATCCATGCTTTGCAGGCGTTACGCGCAGGTACCACGAGATTCGTGGTCATCCTTTGGCCCGCGGCGACCGAGGACGCTCCACGCACAGCTTGGGTCGCAGTGCTGAAATTCGTCACAAAGTGCGGCTACGGCATCGCGTCGACGGCGCTTGTGATCGGCGGGACACTGTCAGATTGGCGCGCAAAGGTGCTCGGCGCCAGCATTGTTCTGTTATTGGGCGACGTGTCTTTTAGCATCTACCTCATCCATCACCCGCTGATTGGCCTTCTCTCCCACGCAATGAGTCACCGCGATACGTCTCCTCTTTTCGCTTGGACGGCTTTCGCCATAATGATGACGGCGAGCGCTGCCGCGGGCGTTGCTTTGCATATCTGGGTCGAGCGCCCTCTTATGAGCTTTTTCCGCAAACGCGCGCCCCTTTACAACACGGCAGGATCAACTTAA
- a CDS encoding O-methyltransferase: MTSYIHKAFAPLKDILPKGAWQPLRQLGTALFTPLRFAFKTGHFRSSLLGKACTPDGEPQPWYTYPAIDFLAPRDFTGKRVLEFGGGQSTLWWSKRAARVVTVDSDADWAAYVRANVGSNVEVHHVPIDRTTRTVEPIREIIKNSSVEKFDVIVIDGHLREELVALAFDHIAPNGAVIMDNAEEYRFVELLRGRNCRRVDFFGFVPGWSMRSCTSIAWVNDCFLISADAPMPAPEVG; this comes from the coding sequence ATGACTTCATACATCCACAAGGCCTTCGCGCCGCTAAAGGACATTCTGCCGAAGGGTGCCTGGCAGCCCTTGCGGCAGTTGGGGACCGCGCTCTTCACCCCTTTGCGCTTCGCGTTCAAGACAGGGCATTTTCGCTCGAGCCTTCTCGGTAAGGCCTGCACGCCGGACGGCGAGCCGCAACCGTGGTATACCTATCCGGCTATCGACTTCCTTGCTCCCCGTGACTTCACGGGCAAGCGCGTTCTGGAATTCGGCGGCGGCCAATCGACGCTCTGGTGGTCGAAGCGCGCGGCGCGCGTGGTGACGGTCGACTCCGACGCAGATTGGGCCGCTTACGTGCGCGCTAACGTCGGCTCCAATGTCGAGGTGCATCACGTGCCGATAGATCGTACGACGCGCACGGTCGAGCCGATCCGCGAAATCATCAAAAACTCAAGTGTGGAAAAGTTTGACGTCATCGTCATAGACGGACATTTGCGCGAGGAGCTCGTCGCGTTGGCGTTCGACCATATTGCGCCAAACGGCGCCGTCATCATGGACAACGCCGAAGAATACCGCTTCGTTGAACTTCTCCGCGGCCGCAACTGCCGCCGAGTAGACTTCTTCGGTTTCGTGCCGGGGTGGTCGATGCGCAGCTGCACGTCGATCGCCTGGGTGAATGATTGTTTCCTTATCAGCGCGGACGCGCCGATGCCCGCCCCAGAGGTTGGATAA
- a CDS encoding bifunctional 2-polyprenyl-6-hydroxyphenol methylase/3-demethylubiquinol 3-O-methyltransferase UbiG, giving the protein MVDQTDSAPQIRDAVDWHSGIALRFDEGYTKSAAFMERLVVWRELIGRYARPGARALDAGCGSGVLSFVAAQHVRSVLAFDASPEMIRIAREKQARSGGIENVSFREMRMENLQALDGESFSLVMSSSVLEYLDDFWGAIDALSSLMAPDGALIFSVPNVQSLYRRFERTIFDMTGRPRYLAFVKFCFNHTEIAEGLKARGLTPVDVRYYAAAPLLSGPARAVGRAEYADNLIAYVCRKS; this is encoded by the coding sequence ATGGTCGATCAGACTGATTCCGCGCCTCAGATTCGGGACGCCGTCGACTGGCATAGCGGGATCGCCCTCCGATTCGACGAGGGTTACACGAAATCGGCAGCGTTCATGGAGCGCTTGGTCGTGTGGCGCGAGTTGATTGGACGATACGCCCGCCCCGGCGCCCGCGCCCTCGACGCCGGCTGCGGCAGCGGCGTGCTGTCTTTCGTCGCGGCGCAGCATGTGCGCTCGGTCCTCGCCTTTGACGCCAGTCCGGAGATGATCCGCATCGCGCGCGAAAAGCAAGCGCGATCGGGCGGAATCGAGAATGTGTCGTTTCGTGAAATGCGAATGGAAAATCTCCAGGCGTTGGACGGCGAGAGCTTTTCTCTCGTCATGTCGTCGAGCGTTCTCGAATATCTCGACGATTTTTGGGGCGCGATCGACGCACTCTCATCCTTGATGGCCCCCGATGGCGCGCTGATTTTCTCCGTACCCAATGTGCAAAGTCTGTATCGCCGTTTCGAGCGGACGATATTTGACATGACGGGACGGCCACGCTATCTCGCCTTCGTGAAATTCTGCTTCAACCATACCGAGATAGCTGAAGGTCTCAAGGCGCGCGGTCTTACGCCTGTCGATGTGCGTTACTATGCAGCCGCGCCGTTGTTGTCCGGTCCCGCGCGCGCGGTTGGACGAGCGGAATACGCCGACAACCTTATCGCATATGTCTGTCGAAAATCATGA
- a CDS encoding FkbM family methyltransferase, with protein sequence MNPFARLVLELGQLRQSLDMGDFLGYCAALAGNAGAVVKYRTLAPVDKAMRGTIAFVVEGVRILVPLDAMARMLNGHDETPTFGGAREMYASNVYLRAFRKGLKADTVVDLGSNRGLFLLLGAKALGARTLVGVEPQSFYTPVFAAAASANGLQAGDYTRYERFASATLRADTITLREIMERHGLSRIGFLKCDIEGGEFDVFLGDPDALRQVDNIGMELHPKEGDADALVRTLKDMGFTVVVTDQFANSVAPAKGHYLYASRTGDLA encoded by the coding sequence ATGAACCCGTTCGCCCGCTTGGTCTTGGAGCTTGGTCAGCTGCGTCAATCGCTCGATATGGGGGATTTTCTCGGCTATTGCGCGGCTCTCGCGGGGAACGCGGGCGCCGTGGTCAAGTACCGCACGCTCGCGCCAGTGGACAAGGCGATGCGCGGCACGATCGCTTTCGTTGTTGAAGGCGTGCGCATTCTGGTGCCCCTCGACGCAATGGCCCGAATGTTGAACGGCCACGACGAGACGCCGACCTTTGGCGGCGCACGAGAGATGTACGCGAGCAATGTGTATCTCCGCGCGTTCCGCAAGGGACTGAAGGCCGACACGGTCGTCGATCTCGGCAGCAATCGCGGGCTTTTCCTGCTGCTCGGGGCGAAGGCTCTGGGCGCGCGCACGCTGGTGGGCGTCGAACCGCAGTCGTTCTACACGCCGGTGTTTGCGGCCGCAGCCAGCGCGAACGGCCTGCAGGCTGGCGATTACACGCGCTATGAGCGCTTCGCTTCGGCGACCCTGCGCGCCGATACGATCACCTTGCGGGAGATCATGGAGCGTCATGGCCTCTCGCGGATCGGCTTCCTCAAATGTGACATAGAAGGCGGCGAGTTCGACGTCTTCCTCGGCGATCCAGACGCATTGAGACAGGTCGACAACATCGGAATGGAGCTTCATCCGAAAGAGGGGGACGCCGATGCGCTTGTCCGGACATTGAAAGACATGGGCTTCACAGTCGTCGTCACCGATCAGTTCGCTAATTCCGTCGCGCCGGCGAAAGGGCACTATCTCTACGCCTCGCGGACCGGCGATCTCGCCTGA
- a CDS encoding glycosyltransferase family 4 protein has translation MNFSPPRQPSDTAAERRALAGRPVTLGSAYLTPGMGGISRLARLTAFAVAKSGCDLSLLSLLDPQPVALDGVSARLCKGSKAAFAARCLIDALRPRHFIYESAGVARGHARLGPFTRPCALWMCGIEVWSGLRPQTHATLRRADARFAISHFTLQRHRELHGDPGPASVCWLATDEDHAPDVAPGFGGPPTALLLGRIDELSSFKGHAEVVEAWPKVVAAVPEARLVFAGGGAGLPRLRELVAQSRVASQIEVKGFVAEEALPDLWRQAHVLAMPSRKEGFGFVYIEAMRQGLPVIASIHDAGAEVNLDGETGYNVDLDRHAQLADGLIALLRDPDKARAMGQAGQQRWREHFRFSSFMKRFEPLLAKFVEINP, from the coding sequence ATGAATTTCTCGCCCCCGCGTCAGCCTTCGGATACTGCGGCGGAACGCCGGGCGCTGGCTGGCCGCCCCGTAACGCTCGGCTCGGCCTATCTGACGCCTGGCATGGGGGGCATTTCGCGGCTGGCGCGCCTGACCGCTTTCGCTGTCGCAAAGAGCGGGTGCGACCTGAGCCTGCTCTCGCTTCTCGATCCGCAGCCGGTGGCGTTGGACGGCGTTTCCGCCAGGCTCTGCAAGGGAAGCAAGGCCGCCTTCGCGGCGCGATGTCTCATCGACGCCCTGCGGCCCCGTCATTTCATCTATGAATCTGCCGGCGTTGCGCGGGGGCACGCGCGGCTTGGCCCCTTTACCCGTCCCTGCGCCCTCTGGATGTGCGGGATCGAGGTTTGGAGCGGTCTGCGCCCGCAAACGCACGCGACGCTGAGGCGCGCAGACGCGCGCTTCGCCATCTCTCACTTCACGCTCCAACGCCACCGGGAATTACATGGCGATCCCGGCCCGGCGTCTGTTTGTTGGCTGGCGACAGACGAGGACCACGCGCCCGACGTCGCGCCCGGATTCGGCGGTCCCCCGACAGCGCTGCTGCTCGGCCGCATCGACGAACTCTCAAGCTTCAAAGGACATGCGGAAGTCGTCGAGGCGTGGCCGAAAGTCGTTGCCGCCGTGCCGGAGGCGAGACTGGTGTTTGCGGGCGGCGGCGCCGGGCTTCCTCGCCTCAGGGAATTAGTGGCGCAATCGCGCGTCGCGAGCCAAATAGAGGTCAAGGGCTTTGTCGCCGAGGAGGCGCTGCCCGATTTATGGCGGCAGGCGCATGTGCTCGCCATGCCAAGCCGCAAGGAAGGGTTTGGCTTCGTTTACATCGAGGCGATGCGGCAGGGGCTTCCGGTGATCGCGTCGATCCATGACGCAGGCGCGGAGGTCAATCTCGACGGGGAGACCGGTTACAATGTCGATCTCGATCGACACGCGCAGCTTGCCGACGGCCTGATTGCGTTGTTGCGCGACCCGGATAAGGCGCGTGCGATGGGCCAGGCCGGCCAGCAGCGTTGGCGGGAGCACTTCCGCTTTTCGTCCTTCATGAAAAGATTCGAGCCGCTGCTCGCGAAATTCGTCGAGATAAATCCATGA
- a CDS encoding class I SAM-dependent methyltransferase, which produces MVAPVDAARLFGRFVRTIASDPRIAKMLEPAARGVRYANEKFVEAKKSTMSEQPAESNPLLGYFLAHEEGPGIFKVMHYFDVYHRHFSRFRGKKVHVMEVGVYSGGSLGMWREYFGPDCTVYGVDIEPACLSYKRDGVEILIGDQGDPSFWKQVKESVPEIDIFIDDGSHFPEHQIVTLEEMLPHVAPGGVFLCEDVYGYPAGFIPYLLGLSSAFYNGTDNDFLKAVDSIHLYPAIGIIEKAARYGEHRSPMEALRRGTQWAPFDSYARKGRGLA; this is translated from the coding sequence ATGGTTGCGCCCGTTGATGCCGCCCGGTTGTTCGGCCGTTTTGTTCGGACGATCGCTTCCGACCCTCGGATTGCGAAAATGCTGGAGCCGGCGGCTCGCGGCGTCCGCTATGCAAACGAGAAGTTTGTTGAGGCCAAAAAATCGACCATGTCGGAGCAGCCGGCTGAGTCGAACCCTCTGCTAGGCTATTTCCTGGCCCATGAGGAGGGGCCCGGCATCTTCAAGGTCATGCATTATTTCGACGTCTATCACCGGCATTTCTCCCGTTTCAGAGGTAAGAAAGTGCATGTGATGGAAGTTGGCGTGTATAGCGGCGGCAGCCTTGGCATGTGGCGCGAATACTTTGGCCCGGACTGTACCGTTTATGGTGTGGACATCGAGCCTGCCTGCCTGTCCTACAAGAGAGATGGCGTCGAGATACTCATCGGTGACCAGGGAGACCCGAGCTTCTGGAAGCAGGTGAAGGAATCCGTGCCGGAAATTGACATTTTCATAGACGACGGGAGCCATTTCCCAGAGCACCAGATCGTGACGCTGGAAGAGATGCTGCCTCATGTCGCGCCGGGCGGAGTCTTCCTGTGCGAAGACGTCTACGGCTATCCTGCAGGATTCATCCCTTATCTTTTGGGGCTATCAAGTGCATTCTACAACGGGACGGACAATGATTTCCTTAAAGCCGTCGACTCGATCCACTTGTATCCCGCCATCGGCATAATCGAGAAGGCGGCGCGGTACGGAGAGCACCGGTCGCCGATGGAAGCGCTCCGTCGCGGCACTCAGTGGGCGCCATTCGACTCTTACGCGCGGAAGGGCCGGGGCCTCGCCTAA
- a CDS encoding oligosaccharide flippase family protein — MLLLKNVAWTTGALAFERGVSLILALYVARLLGVELFGKYGLLFSTVGIISGLAGLQLGLTASVHISRYRSVDQAKAAAVMRLCEAVSFGLALLATILLAAQPALVASLLFNSSQDADVMAAGAAIALLSVLGGVQEGILQGFEEFRKLTIVRVTVAVSNLLLLLLIARPHDLFSVVVATIGGAGLRVTMLFLFKEQTLRRHKLRTNMAAMWRVRHIIMNFSVPSLLTSLTGLSSWYGMLILGKSAEGFKMLGYVTAGTQWRGTVLFVTSVLATVAIPMMSRMLGLGDTAGASRLHNINLRLNLFTGLVIVALTSLLSPLILQAYGSGFSEGRLPFILIVASTAPAAYANVFLQYLVSSGRMWETLAWQAGQNALLLILMAIIVPTFGVVGFSLATLLVAAVFAVVIHLCLVDQISGAVGKNVNSEF, encoded by the coding sequence TTGCTGCTTCTGAAAAACGTTGCCTGGACGACGGGCGCGCTGGCGTTCGAGAGGGGCGTTTCCCTCATCCTGGCGCTGTATGTGGCGCGGCTCTTGGGCGTCGAGCTGTTCGGCAAGTATGGCCTTCTTTTTTCAACCGTCGGGATCATATCCGGGCTCGCAGGCCTGCAGCTCGGACTAACCGCATCGGTCCATATCTCCCGTTACCGTAGCGTAGATCAGGCGAAGGCCGCTGCGGTCATGCGCCTTTGTGAGGCGGTGAGCTTCGGTCTTGCGCTCCTCGCGACAATCCTGCTCGCGGCGCAGCCGGCCTTAGTCGCGTCGCTTCTTTTCAATTCGTCGCAGGATGCGGATGTTATGGCGGCGGGCGCCGCTATTGCGCTCCTCTCGGTGTTGGGAGGCGTACAAGAGGGCATCCTGCAGGGATTCGAGGAGTTTCGTAAACTGACAATTGTTCGAGTTACAGTCGCGGTGAGCAACCTCTTGCTGCTATTACTCATCGCCCGGCCTCACGATCTGTTTTCGGTAGTTGTTGCGACGATCGGCGGCGCCGGTCTTCGCGTCACTATGTTGTTCCTTTTCAAGGAGCAGACATTACGCCGGCACAAGCTCCGAACGAACATGGCCGCGATGTGGAGGGTGCGCCATATCATCATGAATTTCAGCGTGCCGTCGCTCCTGACGAGCCTGACCGGGCTCTCAAGCTGGTATGGCATGCTGATCCTCGGCAAAAGCGCCGAAGGATTCAAAATGTTGGGCTATGTCACGGCAGGAACTCAGTGGCGGGGCACGGTGTTGTTCGTCACATCGGTTCTGGCCACCGTTGCGATCCCCATGATGAGCCGTATGCTCGGACTAGGCGACACCGCGGGAGCCAGTCGCCTCCACAACATCAATCTTCGACTGAACTTGTTCACCGGACTTGTAATAGTCGCATTGACGAGTCTTCTATCGCCGCTAATCCTGCAGGCTTATGGCAGTGGTTTCAGCGAGGGCCGCTTGCCGTTTATCCTGATTGTCGCATCGACAGCGCCGGCGGCCTATGCAAACGTCTTTCTGCAATATCTCGTTAGCAGTGGGCGGATGTGGGAAACGTTGGCTTGGCAGGCTGGCCAAAACGCACTCCTGCTCATATTGATGGCAATTATCGTGCCCACTTTCGGCGTCGTGGGCTTCTCTTTAGCCACGCTTCTTGTTGCCGCGGTCTTTGCCGTCGTCATCCACCTCTGCCTCGTAGATCAGATTTCTGGAGCAGTTGGGAAGAATGTCAATTCAGAATTCTGA
- a CDS encoding FkbM family methyltransferase: MMAANDIFSDRVIAAAGTDPLVVLDLGARGAVDGDLLALAPAVSIIGFEPDPEEAARLAAQQKGPWRELRILPFAIGRARGLATLHVPREPEGASLLPHNDAMIEQFGHEGLHRTIKKIPIEGLSLDDLESDAGVCSVDYLKIDIEGAELDVLEGGAKMLANAKVIKVECSFLEQRLGQPLAAEVICWLAERGFDLIDIRAIHHWRRRPLPSHPYSIGFDFPYSRGRIAQADFFFLRRLSPDAPGRDVATATLILAAIGHIDLAMTVLRRCPSGESWWREHGVDIESELKAASGALGRKELRAAIAAQIRGAVPLVKSWFGLLSFRAPEHRY, translated from the coding sequence ATGATGGCCGCAAACGACATTTTTTCGGATCGCGTGATCGCAGCGGCGGGAACCGATCCCCTCGTCGTTCTGGACCTCGGCGCCCGCGGCGCCGTCGACGGCGACTTGCTCGCCCTGGCCCCGGCTGTTTCCATCATCGGTTTCGAGCCGGACCCCGAGGAAGCCGCGCGTCTCGCCGCCCAACAGAAAGGCCCATGGCGCGAACTCCGAATCCTGCCCTTCGCCATCGGACGCGCGCGCGGTCTCGCGACGCTCCACGTTCCGCGGGAACCGGAGGGCGCCTCCCTTCTCCCGCATAACGACGCGATGATCGAGCAATTCGGACACGAAGGGCTGCACCGCACGATCAAGAAGATCCCGATCGAAGGTCTCTCCCTCGACGACCTCGAGAGCGACGCCGGAGTCTGCAGCGTCGATTATCTGAAGATCGACATCGAAGGCGCCGAATTGGATGTTCTCGAAGGCGGCGCCAAAATGCTGGCGAACGCGAAAGTCATCAAGGTCGAATGCTCTTTCCTTGAGCAGCGCCTCGGCCAGCCTCTCGCGGCGGAAGTGATATGCTGGCTGGCGGAACGCGGTTTCGATCTGATCGACATCCGCGCCATTCATCACTGGCGCAGGCGCCCGCTGCCGTCCCACCCCTATTCCATAGGCTTCGACTTTCCCTACTCGCGCGGGCGAATCGCGCAGGCCGACTTTTTTTTCCTGCGCCGCCTTTCGCCCGACGCGCCGGGACGCGACGTCGCCACCGCTACGCTCATCCTTGCGGCCATCGGCCATATCGATCTCGCCATGACGGTGCTGCGCCGTTGTCCATCTGGAGAAAGCTGGTGGCGCGAGCACGGCGTGGACATCGAATCGGAACTCAAGGCCGCGTCGGGCGCGCTCGGACGGAAAGAGCTGCGGGCCGCGATCGCGGCCCAAATCCGGGGAGCCGTTCCGCTTGTGAAATCCTGGTTTGGGCTTTTGAGCTTCCGGGCTCCAGAACATCGGTACTGA
- a CDS encoding asparagine synthetase B, with protein MRSDVKVGSCLSGGLDSSAIVCIARRLLGDDASYHTFTGHFPGTDADEAHFARIVVESEGVENHLVEPTVDRFIDELPNFMWLNELPVGGASQFAQWCVFDLAKQHGVTVLLDGQGSDELLGGYETYFRLYVQALAETGDLDRLSRERPEIVARYPGVLATPAQSLKERIPYRLRHMLARLSGAGSSILFGMRPDLAALITEANTRERVDGFHALSSALVEDSFGRFLTTLLRYGDRNSMAHSREVRLPFCDHRIPDLALSLPPHLLMGEAQNKRLLREAMRGVLPESIRTRWRKQGFNPPTDLWLSSPRMLTLARETFSSDSFRASPFWIAPVWERLLSRIEKGERGLGWTLWQPLMFEFWRKYFLEALPTSAHTAEACRMRAYSEQ; from the coding sequence ATGCGCAGCGACGTCAAAGTCGGCTCCTGTCTCTCAGGCGGCCTGGATTCGAGCGCCATTGTCTGCATCGCCCGCCGCTTACTCGGCGATGACGCCTCCTACCATACTTTCACCGGCCATTTTCCGGGCACGGACGCAGACGAAGCTCATTTCGCCAGGATCGTCGTCGAATCGGAAGGTGTCGAAAATCATCTCGTGGAGCCGACTGTCGACCGCTTCATAGACGAATTGCCGAATTTCATGTGGCTGAACGAACTGCCGGTGGGCGGGGCGAGCCAATTCGCACAATGGTGCGTCTTCGATCTCGCAAAGCAGCATGGCGTCACCGTCCTCCTCGACGGGCAGGGTTCGGACGAGCTCCTTGGCGGGTATGAAACTTATTTCCGTCTCTACGTGCAGGCCCTCGCGGAAACGGGTGATCTGGACCGCCTCAGCCGCGAGCGGCCGGAAATTGTCGCACGCTACCCTGGCGTTCTCGCCACGCCCGCTCAGAGCCTGAAAGAGCGCATCCCCTACCGACTGCGTCACATGCTCGCGCGACTGTCCGGCGCCGGCAGCAGCATCCTTTTCGGGATGCGCCCCGATCTCGCCGCATTGATCACCGAAGCTAATACACGCGAGCGCGTCGATGGATTTCACGCGCTTTCAAGCGCGCTCGTCGAGGATAGTTTCGGCCGCTTTCTGACGACGCTGCTGCGTTACGGGGACCGCAACTCCATGGCGCATTCGCGAGAGGTACGCCTACCCTTCTGCGATCACCGCATCCCCGATCTGGCGCTGTCTCTCCCGCCGCACCTGCTGATGGGCGAAGCCCAGAACAAGCGTTTGCTGCGTGAAGCCATGCGCGGGGTCCTGCCCGAATCCATTCGCACCCGCTGGCGAAAACAGGGGTTCAATCCGCCCACGGACCTCTGGCTGAGTTCGCCAAGAATGCTGACGCTGGCGCGGGAGACTTTCTCCTCCGATTCATTCCGCGCGTCGCCTTTTTGGATCGCCCCGGTCTGGGAGCGGCTCCTCAGCCGGATAGAGAAAGGCGAACGGGGACTCGGTTGGACGCTGTGGCAGCCGCTGATGTTTGAATTCTGGAGAAAATATTTCCTCGAGGCCCTGCCGACGAGCGCTCATACAGCGGAGGCGTGTCGGATGCGCGCATATTCAGAACAATAG
- a CDS encoding FkbM family methyltransferase codes for MFSQQARHTLLQKLFWNSAGAALVRHLIRYETLFDTVVRNYSLITGSNGERWLSTLIDETPVVFDVGFHDGTSTDEIFKLRPKAHVYGFDPSRFGAESYAKRFKDDPRVTFSNVALSEKPGELQFFDYENMCNSLASRKEMPGAVPTVYTVPVTTLDAFCSCRGIEHIDMMKIDAEGYDLNVLEGASDLLNRQAIDIFMFEFASGWAASKRYLWEAVEFMEPKPYRLFHLFNGFLCPLVYDIRNDSCTTRSAMYVGVSDKRLARGDIPMRDYRF; via the coding sequence ATGTTCAGCCAACAAGCGCGTCACACGTTGCTCCAGAAGCTGTTCTGGAATTCTGCCGGCGCCGCTCTCGTGCGCCATCTTATCCGATATGAGACGCTGTTCGACACGGTCGTTCGAAACTATTCGCTTATCACGGGCTCCAACGGGGAGCGGTGGCTCTCGACTCTCATAGACGAAACGCCCGTCGTGTTCGATGTCGGATTCCACGATGGCACGTCCACGGACGAAATTTTCAAGCTTCGCCCCAAGGCGCATGTCTATGGCTTCGATCCCTCGAGGTTCGGAGCCGAGAGCTATGCAAAGCGCTTTAAGGACGATCCCCGCGTGACTTTTTCCAATGTCGCGCTGTCGGAAAAGCCAGGCGAGTTGCAGTTTTTCGACTATGAAAATATGTGCAACAGCCTTGCCTCGCGCAAGGAAATGCCGGGCGCCGTTCCGACGGTTTATACCGTTCCTGTCACCACGCTCGACGCGTTCTGCAGCTGCAGGGGGATCGAGCACATCGATATGATGAAGATCGACGCCGAGGGCTACGACCTGAACGTGCTCGAAGGCGCAAGCGATCTGCTTAATCGCCAAGCCATCGACATCTTCATGTTCGAATTTGCGAGCGGTTGGGCCGCGAGCAAACGGTACCTCTGGGAAGCCGTCGAGTTCATGGAGCCTAAGCCATATCGCTTGTTCCACCTCTTCAACGGTTTCCTTTGTCCGCTCGTCTACGACATACGCAATGACAGCTGCACGACCCGGTCGGCCATGTACGTTGGGGTGAGCGATAAGCGCCTGGCGCGCGGCGATATCCCAATGCGCGATTATCGATTCTGA
- a CDS encoding FkbM family methyltransferase — translation MTNVIDRTVMGLCARLPRGGYALAKMAAELRPSLRHFPASLPFADFELKGDVSHNVFYPLATCGFYRHQLVEDDILAHLAKRSNTIIDVGANIGFTAALLAASAPKARVICYEPLPVCQPYLQQVAEYFRNIEIVRKAVGDAPGEAHFLQRQSIDRSSLAGKGEAPVTDTIAVEVVTLDSLHSGDMVDLLKIDVEGFEPAVLGGARQMIERCAPMVVFEAYEADVLEFCRKFFLDISVGYDLYAIAMTGALRPLDVDAAEPETCNFLAWSTSRGPLSDLQIRPSYRR, via the coding sequence ATGACCAATGTGATAGATCGTACCGTTATGGGCCTCTGCGCGCGCCTGCCGCGTGGCGGTTACGCCCTCGCGAAAATGGCCGCCGAATTGCGACCGAGCCTACGCCATTTTCCGGCGAGTCTGCCTTTTGCGGACTTCGAGCTGAAGGGAGACGTCAGCCACAACGTCTTCTATCCTCTCGCCACGTGTGGGTTCTATCGACACCAACTGGTCGAAGACGATATCCTCGCGCATTTGGCCAAGAGGTCGAACACGATCATCGACGTCGGCGCCAATATTGGGTTCACCGCCGCGCTTCTTGCCGCCTCGGCGCCAAAGGCGCGAGTCATCTGCTATGAACCTCTGCCCGTCTGTCAGCCCTACCTCCAGCAAGTCGCCGAATATTTTCGAAACATCGAGATTGTTCGCAAGGCCGTGGGCGACGCGCCCGGAGAAGCGCATTTTTTGCAGCGTCAGTCCATCGACCGCTCATCCCTGGCCGGCAAGGGCGAGGCGCCCGTCACGGACACAATTGCCGTTGAGGTCGTCACTCTGGATTCCCTACATTCCGGAGACATGGTGGACCTTCTGAAGATCGATGTGGAAGGTTTTGAACCGGCCGTGTTGGGCGGCGCCCGACAAATGATCGAACGGTGCGCGCCGATGGTCGTTTTCGAAGCCTATGAGGCTGACGTCTTGGAGTTTTGCCGCAAATTCTTCCTCGACATTTCGGTCGGCTATGATCTGTATGCGATCGCGATGACAGGCGCGCTGCGTCCCCTCGACGTCGATGCCGCAGAGCCGGAAACATGTAATTTTCTTGCTTGGTCGACGAGCCGCGGCCCGCTGTCCGATTTACAGATCCGCCCGAGCTACCGGCGTTAA